The following proteins are co-located in the Microbacterium sp. Clip185 genome:
- the cmtR gene encoding Cd(II)/Pb(II)-sensing metalloregulatory transcriptional regulator CmtR, with translation MLTIASRLDVMNRLGRAMADPTRSRILMTLLAGPSYPAVLSRELKLTRSNVSNHLTCLRDCGIVVAEPEGRQTRYEIADPHLAAALTALVDVTLAVDEHAPCMDAACTVPGCCGMGASE, from the coding sequence GTGCTGACTATTGCTTCGCGTCTTGACGTCATGAACCGGCTCGGCCGGGCGATGGCGGACCCGACGCGTTCCCGGATCCTGATGACCCTGCTCGCCGGCCCGAGCTATCCCGCCGTGCTCTCGCGCGAGCTGAAACTGACCCGCTCGAACGTCTCGAACCACCTGACCTGCTTGCGCGACTGCGGGATCGTGGTCGCTGAGCCCGAGGGGAGGCAGACGCGCTACGAGATCGCGGACCCGCACCTGGCGGCGGCGCTGACCGCGTTGGTGGACGTGACTCTCGCGGTAGACGAGCACGCGCCCTGCATGGACGCGGCGTGCACGGTGCCGGGCTGCTGCGGGATGGGAGCGAGCGAGTGA
- a CDS encoding type II secretion system F family protein — translation MTILLGALLGAGILLMLAPRLWPARVATERSEQRVSRGAGLLAEAGFAHLPVTALLLASAAAAVLAAAIAWLLTQVPAFALLAALSGAAAPTLWLRGRARRLLKIRRGLWPDVCDLLIASVRAGFALPDALASLQSSAPTPLRPAFAGFARDLAASGHFETSLDRLKVALSDPVADRILETLRMARQVGGTELVPVLRSLSSAVRADAAVRAEVDARQSWVRGAAVLGLLAPWVILVLLALRPEGSAAYSSPEGVVLIVVGALVSALAFRMMLAVGRLPEPRRWFG, via the coding sequence ATGACGATCCTGCTGGGCGCGCTTCTCGGCGCCGGAATCCTCCTCATGCTCGCGCCGCGGCTGTGGCCGGCGCGAGTGGCAACCGAGCGTTCCGAGCAGCGCGTGTCACGGGGCGCAGGACTGCTTGCGGAGGCAGGATTCGCGCACCTGCCGGTCACCGCGCTGCTGCTCGCTTCCGCGGCCGCTGCGGTGCTCGCGGCCGCGATCGCCTGGTTGCTCACCCAGGTGCCGGCTTTCGCTCTGCTCGCCGCGCTCTCGGGTGCTGCGGCTCCCACGCTGTGGCTTCGTGGCCGAGCGCGTCGGCTTCTCAAGATCCGGCGGGGACTGTGGCCCGACGTCTGCGATCTGCTCATCGCGTCGGTGCGTGCCGGCTTCGCCTTGCCGGATGCCCTCGCGTCGTTGCAGAGCTCGGCGCCCACGCCCCTGCGCCCCGCCTTCGCGGGTTTCGCGCGCGACCTCGCCGCATCCGGGCACTTCGAGACGAGCCTCGATCGGTTGAAGGTGGCGCTGTCGGATCCGGTGGCCGACCGCATCCTCGAGACGCTGCGGATGGCGCGGCAGGTCGGCGGAACCGAGCTGGTTCCGGTGCTGCGATCGCTCTCCAGCGCGGTGCGGGCGGATGCGGCGGTGCGCGCCGAAGTGGATGCGCGGCAGTCGTGGGTGCGGGGCGCTGCGGTGCTGGGCCTGCTCGCACCCTGGGTGATCCTCGTGCTGCTCGCGCTCCGTCCGGAAGGATCCGCCGCCTACTCGAGCCCCGAGGGCGTGGTGTTGATCGTGGTCGGCGCGCTGGTGTCCGCCCTGGCGTTTCGCATGATGCTGGCGGTGGGGCGGCTTCCTGAACCGCGGAGGTGGTTCGGATGA
- a CDS encoding tyrosine-type recombinase/integrase gives MANPEQQVFDAMMDGWRNQQLSRGLREQTIQNRVATVARFREFADKPPWKWTVADVDEFTREATDRRLALSTLRHHHGAIRGFCDYLTNPLYDWMEICEREFGEIPSQVCLPWNTVAHRFEFEGDGKRRPFTYDEVERLFDTADARVELLVSSGRKGALGALRDAQLLKTVYAFGLRRTEVVMLDTVDLHHNAKMRQWGRYGAIHVRWAKAAGGGAPRRRTVLLVPEFDWWVPGMQQWLEQARERFAPGDDLDALWVTERRTRLSAGYLDRRFAELRDEAGLSKDLTLHSLRHSYVTHLLEFGYAERFVQEQVGHMHASTTSIYASVSSDYKNRVLAEALKALIEGEAE, from the coding sequence TTGGCGAACCCGGAGCAGCAGGTCTTCGACGCGATGATGGACGGCTGGCGGAATCAGCAGCTGTCGCGAGGGCTCCGTGAGCAGACCATCCAGAACCGCGTGGCGACGGTGGCCCGCTTCCGGGAGTTCGCGGACAAGCCGCCGTGGAAGTGGACGGTCGCTGACGTTGACGAGTTCACAAGGGAAGCCACCGATCGCAGGCTGGCGCTGTCCACTCTGCGTCACCACCATGGCGCAATCCGCGGGTTCTGCGACTACCTGACGAATCCGTTGTACGACTGGATGGAGATCTGCGAACGGGAGTTCGGCGAGATCCCGTCGCAGGTGTGCTTGCCATGGAACACGGTCGCGCATCGGTTTGAGTTCGAGGGCGACGGAAAGCGCCGGCCGTTCACCTACGACGAGGTGGAGCGCCTGTTCGACACCGCTGACGCCCGGGTTGAGTTGCTCGTGAGCTCGGGACGAAAAGGCGCGCTCGGGGCGCTGCGGGACGCGCAGCTGCTGAAGACGGTCTACGCGTTCGGGCTGCGCCGCACCGAGGTGGTGATGCTCGACACCGTCGACCTGCACCACAACGCCAAGATGCGCCAATGGGGACGCTACGGTGCGATCCACGTGCGGTGGGCGAAGGCGGCTGGCGGCGGCGCTCCTCGTCGTCGCACAGTGCTGCTGGTGCCGGAGTTCGACTGGTGGGTGCCGGGCATGCAGCAGTGGCTCGAACAGGCCCGGGAACGGTTTGCGCCCGGTGACGACCTCGACGCGCTCTGGGTGACCGAGCGACGCACCCGCCTGTCCGCCGGCTATCTCGACCGGAGGTTCGCGGAACTGCGGGACGAGGCCGGCCTGTCGAAGGATCTGACGCTGCACAGCCTCCGGCATTCCTACGTCACGCACCTGCTCGAGTTCGGCTACGCCGAGCGATTCGTGCAGGAGCAGGTCGGGCACATGCACGCGTCGACGACGTCGATCTACGCCTCCGTCAGTTCGGACTACAAGAACCGGGTGCTTGCAGAGGCATTGAAGGCCCTCATCGAAGGAGAAGCGGAATGA
- a CDS encoding CpaF family protein, producing the protein MITRKHWAVNIRKFLPRYRRLAQLVATGTLPPHVAERLSRAMRQGDSILVSGATHAGKTTMLAALIAECAPQQRIITVEETFELAVDAHDIVALQGRQPSLEGTGEVTLRRLVKEALRMRPDRLIVGEVRDAEALDLLLALNTGVPGAATIHANSARDALVKLASLPLLAGRNIDRDFVVPAIASSIDLVVHCAQDARGARHVVEVMQTTGEVMDGVVEVVPVYEAAR; encoded by the coding sequence TTGATCACCCGTAAGCACTGGGCCGTCAACATCCGCAAGTTCCTGCCGCGCTACCGTCGGCTGGCGCAGCTCGTCGCCACGGGCACGCTGCCGCCGCACGTCGCCGAACGGCTGAGTCGGGCAATGCGGCAGGGCGACAGCATCCTGGTGTCGGGGGCGACGCACGCCGGCAAGACGACGATGCTCGCGGCGCTGATCGCTGAATGCGCTCCCCAGCAGCGCATCATCACGGTCGAGGAGACGTTCGAGCTCGCGGTCGACGCGCACGACATCGTGGCGCTGCAGGGTCGCCAGCCCAGTCTCGAGGGGACGGGTGAGGTGACGCTGCGGCGGCTGGTGAAAGAAGCACTCCGGATGCGGCCCGACCGCCTCATCGTCGGGGAGGTGCGTGACGCGGAGGCGCTCGATCTGCTCCTCGCCCTCAACACGGGTGTGCCGGGTGCTGCGACGATCCACGCGAACTCCGCGCGCGACGCTCTCGTCAAGCTCGCATCCCTGCCGCTGCTGGCGGGACGCAACATCGACCGGGACTTCGTCGTGCCCGCCATCGCGTCGAGCATCGACCTCGTCGTGCACTGTGCTCAGGACGCCCGTGGCGCGCGACACGTCGTCGAAGTGATGCAGACGACGGGTGAGGTCATGGACGGTGTGGTCGAGGTCGTCCCCGTGTACGAGGCGGCCCGATGA
- a CDS encoding helix-turn-helix domain-containing protein — protein MTVELETGWNLRSVMASRGIFQTSKLRPLLEERGIGLSREQVYRLVTQPPQRVRLDVLAALCDALECSLDDLVTITRREAAAPIAVGEEATRGSIGDLRPVRATIRRPRTK, from the coding sequence ATGACCGTTGAACTTGAGACCGGATGGAACCTGCGCAGCGTGATGGCGTCACGCGGCATCTTCCAGACCTCCAAGCTGAGACCTCTGCTTGAGGAGCGCGGCATCGGCCTCTCCCGAGAGCAGGTCTATCGGCTGGTGACGCAACCGCCGCAACGGGTGCGTCTCGACGTCCTCGCCGCACTCTGCGACGCGCTGGAGTGCTCCCTCGACGATCTTGTGACGATCACCCGCCGCGAGGCCGCGGCCCCGATCGCCGTGGGCGAAGAAGCGACTCGCGGGTCGATCGGCGATCTCAGGCCCGTTCGCGCCACCATCCGCCGTCCACGCACCAAGTAG
- a CDS encoding ArsR/SmtB family transcription factor: protein MNALPVTIDTSADSCCTPGQAMDDGTAHDLAKVFKALGDPTRVKLLSMIVGSSAGEMCVCDLTDPVGLSQPTISHHMKLLVEAGLVTREQRGKWAYYQPTTGTLADAAKALLG, encoded by the coding sequence ATGAACGCACTGCCCGTCACCATCGACACCAGCGCCGACTCCTGCTGCACCCCCGGCCAGGCGATGGACGACGGCACCGCCCACGACCTCGCGAAGGTCTTCAAGGCCCTCGGCGACCCGACGCGGGTGAAGCTGCTCTCGATGATCGTCGGGAGCAGCGCCGGCGAGATGTGCGTCTGCGACCTCACCGACCCCGTGGGCCTGTCGCAGCCGACGATCTCCCACCACATGAAGCTGCTCGTCGAGGCCGGCCTCGTCACGCGCGAGCAGCGCGGGAAATGGGCGTACTACCAGCCGACCACCGGCACGCTCGCCGACGCGGCGAAGGCGCTGCTGGGCTGA
- a CDS encoding type II secretion system F family protein, with protein sequence MTPAGITQVAVAVLLGGALGAGMSLILWATPRWRAVSLGRRVAPYVRDVADPRGLTPLHAPVRDAGEKLLRRLGARVGGAADLEARLRRAGWLMDAAAFRARQLTWAIVGLVVGAVLVVALVVAGSFAPAVGVLPLLGAVAGAIGYDLRLGAAVRTRAARAAEELPTILEFLALCLAAGEGAFDAIRRVSSVGSGEIVTELRRAVLDVGTGSSLSDALASVARAIDTPAVARSIDQIVAAIDRGAPLAQVLQAQAADAREDAKRVLIEKAGRKEIYMLLPRTIA encoded by the coding sequence ATGACCCCGGCCGGAATCACGCAGGTGGCCGTCGCCGTGCTGCTCGGCGGGGCGCTGGGTGCCGGAATGTCCCTGATCCTCTGGGCGACTCCGAGGTGGCGTGCCGTGTCGCTCGGTCGCCGTGTCGCGCCGTACGTGCGTGATGTCGCCGACCCGCGTGGACTGACGCCGCTGCACGCCCCTGTACGCGACGCGGGTGAGAAGCTGCTGCGCCGGCTGGGTGCGCGCGTGGGCGGCGCGGCCGACCTGGAGGCGCGGCTGCGCCGCGCGGGATGGCTGATGGATGCGGCGGCCTTCCGGGCGCGCCAACTCACCTGGGCGATCGTCGGTCTCGTCGTCGGCGCGGTCCTCGTGGTCGCTCTCGTGGTCGCCGGGTCTTTCGCCCCCGCCGTCGGCGTGCTCCCGTTGCTGGGTGCTGTGGCCGGAGCGATTGGCTACGACCTGCGCCTCGGGGCGGCGGTTCGGACACGCGCTGCGCGTGCCGCCGAGGAGCTGCCCACCATCCTGGAGTTCCTCGCGCTGTGCCTCGCCGCCGGCGAGGGCGCCTTCGACGCGATCCGGCGTGTGTCCTCGGTCGGCTCCGGCGAGATCGTGACGGAGCTTCGTCGCGCCGTGCTGGATGTCGGCACGGGGTCGTCGCTGAGCGACGCGCTCGCCTCCGTCGCGCGGGCGATCGACACGCCCGCCGTCGCCCGCAGCATCGACCAGATCGTCGCCGCCATCGACCGCGGCGCACCACTCGCGCAGGTTCTGCAGGCGCAGGCCGCCGACGCACGCGAGGACGCCAAGCGCGTGCTCATCGAGAAGGCCGGCCGTAAAGAGATCTACATGCTGCTGCCCCGCACCATTGCGTAA
- a CDS encoding NAD(P)-binding domain-containing protein translates to MEVAVNPVVVIGAGPQGLAAAAHLIERGLEPLVLESGDAAASAVTEWGHVRLFSPWTELTDPASRRLLEPTGWSAPTQGYPTGAQWIERYLAPLSNVLGDRVRYGTRVVGVGREGRDLSVDAGRAEQPFVVHVERADGTEERIEARAVIDASGTWRTPSPAGADGLPALGERAAVDAELLEHRMPAIEDATALAGQHIVVVGNGHSAATTIGTLSRVAKREPGTRITWVLRRGAVGNTFGGGSADELPERGALGQRAKKAVEDGLVDLVTGFRTEQVVIDGGQAVLIAEDGRRLDPAARVFVATGFRPDLSFLSEIRLDLDMRLQAPSKIAAEVDPNVHSCGSVRATGAADLAQPESGFYIVGAKSYGRAPTFLALTGFEQVRSVVAAIAGDHEAAERVELALPDTGVCGGSGLFDAPDESASTGSCCAPAPQLIQLGVGSAS, encoded by the coding sequence ATGGAGGTCGCAGTGAACCCTGTCGTCGTCATCGGTGCTGGTCCGCAGGGACTGGCCGCCGCAGCCCATCTGATCGAGCGGGGGCTCGAACCGCTCGTCCTGGAGTCCGGCGACGCCGCCGCTTCGGCTGTGACCGAATGGGGCCACGTGCGCTTGTTCTCGCCGTGGACGGAGCTCACCGACCCCGCGTCGCGACGTCTGCTGGAGCCGACTGGATGGTCGGCCCCGACGCAGGGCTACCCGACCGGCGCGCAGTGGATCGAGCGGTACCTCGCGCCCCTCAGCAATGTGCTCGGCGACCGCGTGCGCTACGGGACGCGGGTCGTCGGCGTCGGCCGGGAGGGCCGCGACCTCTCCGTCGACGCCGGCCGCGCCGAGCAGCCCTTCGTCGTCCACGTCGAGCGCGCGGACGGCACCGAGGAGCGGATCGAAGCGCGTGCGGTGATCGACGCTTCGGGCACCTGGCGCACTCCGAGCCCTGCCGGAGCTGACGGGCTGCCCGCGCTCGGGGAACGCGCTGCAGTCGATGCGGAGCTCCTGGAGCATCGCATGCCCGCGATCGAGGACGCGACCGCGCTGGCTGGCCAGCACATCGTGGTGGTCGGCAACGGCCACTCCGCCGCGACGACGATCGGTACGCTCTCTCGCGTGGCCAAGCGCGAGCCGGGGACGCGGATCACCTGGGTGCTCCGGCGCGGCGCGGTCGGCAACACCTTCGGCGGCGGCAGCGCCGACGAGCTGCCCGAGCGCGGCGCGCTGGGACAGCGGGCGAAGAAGGCCGTCGAGGACGGGCTCGTCGATCTCGTCACTGGATTCCGCACGGAGCAGGTCGTCATCGATGGCGGTCAGGCGGTGCTCATCGCGGAGGACGGCCGCCGGCTCGACCCTGCCGCTCGGGTGTTCGTCGCGACCGGCTTCCGCCCAGACTTGTCCTTCCTCTCGGAGATCCGTCTCGACCTCGACATGCGCCTGCAGGCCCCGTCGAAGATCGCTGCGGAGGTTGATCCGAACGTGCACTCGTGCGGCTCCGTGCGGGCCACGGGCGCTGCTGATCTCGCCCAGCCCGAGTCGGGCTTCTACATCGTCGGTGCGAAGTCCTACGGGCGTGCGCCGACGTTCCTCGCTCTGACCGGGTTCGAGCAGGTGCGCAGCGTCGTCGCCGCGATCGCCGGGGACCACGAGGCCGCCGAGCGCGTGGAGCTCGCTCTGCCGGACACCGGCGTGTGCGGAGGCTCCGGCCTCTTCGACGCGCCGGACGAGTCTGCCAGCACGGGATCGTGTTGCGCGCCGGCCCCGCAGCTCATCCAGCTCGGCGTGGGTTCGGCCTCGTAG